A genomic region of Leptolyngbya sp. NIES-2104 contains the following coding sequences:
- a CDS encoding SH3 domain-containing protein: protein MSVDIKSFLSSPLKVGACLTATVTLVGTVYALTYPRSMVKRAESAQMVQANRCTTVVFDDKPPLNVRQSPIEQPGNVVASLNNGEVLTVVAEQDGWLRISAPTVGWVYEKLTRKTCDSDPPAATLVRRRINDPVLATLPDEPGTQLYREAISQYQSGNLTGAIALMRSISADSAAYRHAQTALKTMPQSWDQAETKYETARAAEKQSRWGEILVIATDYPDIRHWREKLAPIVKKATRMHHFTTNN from the coding sequence CCTCTCAAGGTTGGGGCTTGTCTCACCGCAACCGTCACCCTAGTTGGCACTGTGTACGCGCTGACGTATCCTCGATCGATGGTCAAACGTGCAGAGTCGGCTCAGATGGTTCAAGCAAACCGCTGTACGACGGTGGTGTTCGACGACAAACCCCCGCTGAATGTGCGACAAAGCCCGATCGAGCAACCGGGTAACGTTGTTGCCTCACTGAATAACGGCGAAGTGCTGACCGTGGTTGCAGAACAAGACGGTTGGCTGAGAATCAGTGCTCCGACCGTGGGCTGGGTCTATGAGAAATTGACGCGAAAAACCTGTGACAGTGATCCACCTGCGGCAACGCTGGTTCGGAGACGAATTAATGATCCCGTGTTGGCGACGCTTCCCGATGAGCCAGGAACTCAACTGTATCGAGAGGCAATATCTCAATATCAGAGCGGCAATTTAACCGGTGCGATCGCGTTAATGCGATCGATTTCAGCCGATAGCGCTGCCTATCGCCATGCCCAAACTGCTTTGAAGACAATGCCTCAAAGCTGGGATCAGGCAGAAACGAAATATGAGACGGCTCGTGCCGCCGAGAAACAAAGTCGCTGGGGTGAAATTCTCGTCATTGCCACTGATTATCCAGATATTCGGCATTGGCGAGAGAAGTTAGCGCCGATCGTGAAAAAGGCAACCCGAATGCACCATTTCACGACGAATAATTAA